One Vibrio campbellii CAIM 519 = NBRC 15631 = ATCC 25920 genomic window carries:
- the rplC gene encoding 50S ribosomal protein L3 — MIGLIGRKVGMTRVFTEDGVSIPVTVVEVEANRVSQVKTLETDGYAAIQVTAGSKKANRVNKAEAGHFAKAGVEAGRGLWEFRLENGEEFAVGAELTVELFNETKKVDVTGTSKGKGFQGAVKRWNFRTQDMTHGNSLSHRAPGSIGQCQTPGRVFKGKKMAGHMGAERVTTQNLEIVRVDAERNLLLIKGAVPGSTGGNVIVKPAVKA; from the coding sequence ATGATTGGTCTAATCGGTCGTAAAGTGGGCATGACCCGCGTATTTACTGAAGACGGCGTTTCTATCCCAGTAACAGTTGTTGAAGTTGAAGCAAACCGTGTTTCTCAAGTTAAAACTCTTGAGACAGATGGCTACGCTGCAATCCAGGTAACTGCTGGTTCAAAGAAAGCTAACCGTGTAAACAAAGCTGAAGCAGGTCACTTTGCTAAAGCTGGCGTTGAAGCTGGTCGTGGTCTTTGGGAATTCCGTTTGGAAAACGGTGAAGAGTTCGCAGTTGGCGCTGAGCTAACAGTTGAACTATTCAACGAAACTAAGAAAGTAGACGTTACTGGTACATCTAAGGGTAAAGGTTTCCAAGGCGCTGTTAAGCGTTGGAACTTCCGTACTCAAGATATGACTCACGGTAACTCATTGTCTCACCGTGCACCGGGTTCAATTGGCCAATGTCAAACTCCAGGTCGCGTATTTAAAGGCAAGAAAATGGCAGGTCACATGGGTGCTGAGCGTGTAACGACTCAAAACCTAGAGATCGTACGTGTTGACGCTGAGCGCAATCTGCTTCTTATTAAAGGTGCAGTACCAGGCTCAACAGGTGGCAACGTGATCGTTAAACCAGCTGTTAAAGCATAA
- the rpmE gene encoding 50S ribosomal protein L31 encodes MKAGIHPEYKAVSATCSCGNSFEFKSTLDKESIHLDVCDKCHPFYTGKQRIVDTGGRVDRFNKRFGALSSKK; translated from the coding sequence ATGAAAGCTGGTATCCACCCAGAATACAAAGCAGTATCTGCTACTTGTTCTTGCGGCAACTCTTTCGAGTTCAAGTCAACTCTAGACAAAGAGTCTATCCACCTAGACGTATGTGACAAATGTCACCCATTCTACACTGGTAAGCAACGTATCGTTGATACAGGCGGCCGTGTTGATCGCTTCAACAAGCGTTTCGGTGCCCTATCAAGCAAGAAGTAA
- the priA gene encoding primosomal protein N', translating into MRPSIARVALPVPLDKQFDYLIPSHLFPVIGGRVSVPFGRQTLVGIVTAMVNHSDFPKEQLKAIKAVLDAQPVWPEKLYSLLTWCSQFYQYPLGDTLHNAMPAALRKGKPADFATLQEWQITASGKDKLMQGLGRAVKQQRALQMLVNGSVPHQEFIDQEIGSTVLKSLEEKGWVERIEKKPTITKWGQQVEFDVEKPELNHEQALAIASVNSQTGFACYLLEGVTGSGKTEVYLNLIKPVLEQGKQALVLVPEIGLTPQTINRFKRRFNVPVDVIHSGLNDTERLNAWLSARDKAAGIIIGTRSALLTPFADLGIIIVDEEHDSSYKQQDSLRYHARDVAVMRAHKEQVPIVLGSATPALETLHNALTGKYHHLTLTQRAGSAVPTTNKVLDVKGLYLDSGLSAPLIAEMRKHLKAGNQVMLFLNRRGFSPALMCHECGWIAECKRCDAYYTFHQYSNEIRCHHCGSQQPVINQCQGCGSTQLVTVGVGTEQLELQLAELFPEYKAIRIDRDSTRRKGSLEDALESIRKGEYQILIGTQMLAKGHHFPNVTLVALLDVDGSLYSSDFRASERLAQLFIQVAGRAGRASKPGEVILQTHHPEHSLLQALLQKDYRHFAMTALEERKLAQLPPYSFLTLFKAEANQSEVVEDFLRQVRFTLESHPLFDDSCMVLGPTPSPLAKRAGKYRWQLLLQTQHRSLMQKLLTSAKPAIELLPNAKKVRWNLDIEPQDLS; encoded by the coding sequence ATGCGTCCATCCATCGCCCGAGTAGCACTGCCAGTCCCGCTCGACAAACAGTTTGACTATCTCATACCTAGTCACCTTTTCCCTGTGATTGGCGGACGCGTTTCTGTGCCTTTTGGTCGGCAGACTTTGGTTGGCATCGTGACAGCAATGGTTAATCATTCAGACTTTCCTAAAGAGCAACTGAAAGCGATTAAAGCGGTATTAGATGCCCAACCAGTTTGGCCAGAAAAACTCTATTCTTTACTGACTTGGTGTAGCCAGTTTTACCAATATCCACTTGGTGACACACTTCATAATGCAATGCCAGCTGCCCTGCGTAAGGGAAAACCTGCGGATTTCGCGACATTACAAGAGTGGCAAATCACTGCGTCGGGTAAAGATAAGCTGATGCAAGGCTTAGGGCGTGCAGTCAAGCAACAGCGTGCTTTGCAGATGCTGGTCAATGGTTCAGTGCCACACCAAGAGTTCATCGACCAAGAAATTGGCTCTACCGTACTTAAGTCTTTGGAAGAGAAAGGCTGGGTCGAACGCATAGAGAAAAAGCCGACGATCACTAAGTGGGGCCAACAAGTTGAGTTCGATGTTGAAAAACCAGAGCTCAACCACGAACAAGCTCTGGCGATTGCTAGCGTAAACAGCCAAACTGGCTTTGCCTGCTATTTACTAGAGGGCGTTACAGGTTCCGGCAAAACCGAAGTTTACCTTAACCTCATTAAGCCAGTACTTGAACAAGGTAAGCAAGCTTTGGTACTCGTCCCTGAGATAGGCCTGACTCCCCAAACCATTAACCGCTTCAAGCGTCGCTTCAATGTGCCTGTGGATGTCATTCACTCTGGGTTAAATGATACCGAGCGACTCAACGCCTGGCTTTCTGCGCGAGACAAAGCCGCTGGCATCATTATTGGTACGCGTTCTGCCCTACTGACGCCTTTTGCTGATCTTGGCATTATCATTGTCGATGAAGAACACGACTCGTCTTATAAACAACAAGATAGCCTACGCTACCATGCTCGTGATGTTGCGGTGATGCGTGCACATAAAGAGCAAGTGCCTATTGTCCTCGGCTCTGCCACGCCAGCCTTAGAAACACTACACAATGCACTAACGGGCAAGTACCACCATTTAACTCTGACACAACGCGCCGGTTCTGCCGTTCCGACCACTAACAAGGTACTAGATGTTAAAGGCCTCTATCTAGACAGTGGCTTATCCGCGCCATTGATCGCTGAAATGCGCAAACATCTAAAAGCGGGCAACCAAGTGATGCTGTTCTTAAACCGTCGCGGCTTCTCACCGGCGTTAATGTGCCATGAATGTGGCTGGATTGCGGAATGTAAACGCTGTGATGCTTACTACACCTTCCACCAATACAGCAATGAGATTCGCTGTCACCATTGTGGCTCACAGCAGCCTGTCATTAATCAATGCCAAGGTTGTGGTTCGACTCAGTTGGTCACTGTGGGTGTGGGTACCGAACAGCTTGAGTTGCAACTGGCCGAGCTCTTCCCAGAATACAAAGCCATTCGTATTGATAGAGACAGCACGCGCCGTAAAGGTAGCCTAGAAGATGCGCTCGAATCGATTCGTAAAGGCGAATACCAAATTCTGATTGGCACGCAGATGTTAGCAAAAGGTCACCACTTCCCAAATGTGACGCTTGTTGCGCTACTCGATGTTGATGGTTCCCTCTACAGTAGTGACTTCCGCGCCTCCGAGAGACTGGCTCAACTGTTTATTCAGGTCGCAGGTCGCGCAGGTCGCGCAAGCAAACCCGGTGAAGTGATATTGCAAACTCACCACCCAGAACACAGTTTACTGCAAGCTCTACTGCAGAAAGACTATCGCCACTTCGCTATGACCGCATTGGAAGAGCGTAAACTCGCCCAACTGCCACCGTATAGCTTCTTGACCTTATTTAAAGCAGAAGCCAACCAAAGCGAAGTGGTCGAAGACTTTTTACGTCAGGTACGTTTTACCCTTGAATCGCACCCATTGTTCGATGATAGCTGCATGGTGTTGGGGCCGACACCATCACCACTGGCTAAGCGCGCTGGCAAATATCGATGGCAGCTTTTACTGCAAACTCAGCATCGCTCATTGATGCAAAAGTTATTAACCAGTGCGAAACCTGCTATTGAGTTGTTGCCAAATGCCAAGAAAGTTCGCTGGAATTTAGACATAGAGCCACAGGATCTCAGCTAG
- the rpsJ gene encoding 30S ribosomal protein S10, which translates to MQNQRIRIRLKAFDYKLIDASTAEIVETAKRTGAQVRGPIPLPTRKERFTVLISPHVNKKARDQYEIRTHKRLIDIVEPTDKTVDALMRLDLAAGVDVQISLG; encoded by the coding sequence ATGCAGAACCAACGTATCCGTATCCGCCTAAAAGCATTCGATTACAAACTAATCGACGCTTCTACAGCGGAAATCGTTGAAACAGCTAAGCGCACTGGCGCACAGGTTCGTGGTCCAATCCCACTGCCAACTCGTAAAGAGCGTTTCACAGTTCTTATCTCTCCACACGTTAACAAGAAAGCACGTGACCAGTACGAAATTCGTACTCACAAGCGTCTAATCGACATCGTTGAGCCAACAGACAAAACTGTTGATGCTCTAATGCGTCTAGACCTTGCTGCGGGCGTTGACGTTCAAATTAGCCTAGGTTAA